The proteins below are encoded in one region of Sporosarcina sp. FSL K6-1508:
- a CDS encoding DUF917 domain-containing protein has translation MKWLNEEDIDHIAIGASVLGTGGGGDPYIGKLMALHAIRKYGPVQVITMDELKEDHWIVPISGMGSPSVLVEKIPSFEMLMAPLIAYEKASGKKIDIVMPIEIGGVNSLIPVAVAAMKGIPILDGDAMGRAFPEAQMVTFHLDGLKPELVTIADEKGNTVTIEPADGHWSEKIARTITISMGGSSIVADYGVTGIQAKKSVIPGTLTLAQKIGEILKQPRNGAVHPIELLLTLLDGHQLFRGKAVEIKRGIEGGFTRGKAVFEGSEENDLDSCVLSFQNEHLLAEINNKPIAMTPDLIAVLDEETGMPITTEGLRYGARVIIVAFPANERWRTPIGIETAGPRYFKYPYDYTPLEILIKEFVPS, from the coding sequence ATGAAGTGGTTAAATGAAGAAGATATCGACCACATTGCAATCGGAGCATCCGTACTTGGAACAGGTGGGGGCGGGGATCCCTATATAGGAAAATTAATGGCTCTTCATGCAATTCGTAAATATGGGCCGGTTCAAGTAATTACGATGGATGAGCTGAAAGAAGATCATTGGATTGTCCCTATTAGCGGGATGGGGTCGCCCAGTGTACTCGTCGAAAAAATTCCTTCATTCGAGATGTTAATGGCACCTTTGATTGCGTATGAAAAAGCAAGCGGAAAAAAAATTGATATCGTCATGCCAATCGAAATTGGTGGGGTTAACTCGTTGATTCCCGTGGCTGTAGCAGCAATGAAAGGCATCCCGATTTTAGACGGCGATGCAATGGGACGTGCCTTTCCAGAAGCTCAAATGGTTACTTTTCATCTAGACGGGCTAAAACCTGAATTGGTCACGATTGCAGATGAAAAAGGAAATACGGTCACGATTGAACCGGCAGATGGCCACTGGAGTGAAAAAATTGCTCGTACTATTACGATCTCGATGGGAGGATCGTCAATTGTAGCTGATTATGGAGTGACGGGTATACAAGCGAAAAAAAGCGTCATTCCTGGTACATTGACACTTGCTCAAAAAATAGGCGAGATACTGAAACAGCCACGAAATGGAGCAGTGCATCCGATCGAACTATTGCTTACATTATTAGATGGACATCAATTATTTAGAGGAAAAGCAGTTGAAATTAAGAGGGGAATCGAGGGTGGATTTACGAGAGGGAAAGCTGTTTTTGAAGGTAGCGAAGAAAATGACCTTGATTCTTGCGTGCTTTCCTTCCAAAATGAACATCTTCTTGCTGAAATAAATAACAAACCGATTGCTATGACACCAGATTTAATTGCTGTTTTAGATGAAGAGACGGGCATGCCCATTACAACAGAAGGTTTGAGATATGGAGCTCGCGTCATCATTGTAGCTTTCCCGGCGAACGAGAGATGGCGGACGCCAATTGGTATTGAGACGGCAGGCCCGCGTTATTTCAAGTATCCATATGACTATACACCATTAGAAATACTGATAAAGGAGTTTGTGCCTTCATGA
- a CDS encoding cytosine permease — MQNDYAREVVPMQERKKWLSISLIWIAVGIDLSAMLFGAQLGAGMAFNDALLSVVIGSLILGVLAAFCAYVGAATGLSTSMISRSAFGSSGAKIVSAFLAISLMGWFGVQAGFFAENATVAISEAIGIQLPIPLLAGIGGLLMMLTAMFGYRAIEKLSSWSVPLLIILVILAVGMAITKFGTASIGAPVENTFSIGMAISLVISIFVVGAVISPDISRWARTKKDAVLASFFGFFIGNSFMLVIAMILSRVMNEDNLTTIMLTVGLGIPGILVLILAQWTTNTSNAYSSGLGLAVIFTKTSKAKLTFAAGTIGTLMAVFGIYGNFINFLSIITMFIAPIGGVYTAIYYIGGAKMLSFESPAKYKAYPLIAWGTGTLVSWMTLENPIGLELFKLTTIPSLDSFIIAFIAQGIFCFVIKRQFTKENQYEVVK, encoded by the coding sequence ATGCAAAATGATTATGCTCGGGAAGTCGTACCGATGCAGGAACGTAAGAAATGGTTATCCATTAGTCTGATCTGGATTGCTGTTGGAATTGATTTATCTGCTATGCTATTCGGCGCACAACTCGGAGCAGGAATGGCCTTTAATGATGCCTTGCTGTCTGTGGTAATTGGGTCTCTGATATTGGGTGTTCTAGCGGCATTTTGTGCATACGTCGGAGCGGCTACGGGATTATCAACGTCTATGATTTCTCGTTCCGCCTTCGGAAGCTCAGGCGCGAAAATTGTTTCGGCTTTTCTTGCGATCTCGTTAATGGGGTGGTTTGGTGTACAAGCTGGTTTTTTTGCCGAAAACGCAACTGTTGCTATCTCCGAGGCAATCGGAATTCAATTACCCATTCCGCTTCTTGCTGGAATAGGTGGATTGCTGATGATGTTGACGGCAATGTTCGGATACCGTGCAATAGAGAAGCTCAGTTCTTGGTCTGTACCACTATTAATCATATTAGTGATTCTCGCGGTTGGAATGGCGATCACTAAATTTGGCACTGCTAGTATCGGGGCCCCTGTAGAAAATACATTCTCGATAGGAATGGCCATTTCACTGGTGATTAGCATCTTTGTTGTAGGTGCGGTAATTTCACCGGACATTTCACGCTGGGCTCGTACAAAAAAAGATGCAGTTTTAGCATCTTTCTTTGGTTTCTTTATAGGCAATAGTTTTATGTTGGTCATTGCGATGATTCTATCCCGTGTCATGAATGAAGATAACTTGACGACGATTATGCTGACTGTCGGTCTTGGGATTCCGGGTATTCTCGTTTTGATTTTGGCACAGTGGACAACTAATACGAGTAATGCTTACTCTTCTGGACTTGGTTTAGCTGTTATTTTTACGAAGACTAGTAAAGCGAAATTAACATTTGCAGCAGGTACAATTGGGACGCTTATGGCCGTTTTCGGGATTTATGGAAACTTCATTAACTTCCTGAGTATTATCACAATGTTTATCGCACCAATTGGCGGTGTGTATACAGCTATTTACTATATAGGCGGGGCAAAAATGCTGTCATTTGAATCCCCTGCAAAGTACAAAGCATATCCGTTGATCGCTTGGGGGACGGGAACTTTAGTGAGCTGGATGACATTGGAGAATCCAATTGGACTGGAACTTTTTAAACTGACAACAATCCCGTCTTTAGATAGTTTCATCATCGCTTTTATTGCACAGGGAATTTTCTGTTTTGTCATTAAACGTCAATTTACGAAGGAGAATCAGTATGAAGTGGTTAAATGA
- a CDS encoding TetR/AcrR family transcriptional regulator, whose protein sequence is MREKLLKAAIYHYSRYGYQGATMQKIATEVGIKPASIYFFYQNKEALFIAAFQKLLEEHFSQMRKIMDEVENSPIEEIFCSLLHGTVSYHKEKEEETAAYISLITSPPPEIKQFLKDHMEQFDNWLIQSLNTSLKYYYPSISDQQSVNVTKQFLLLMDGIFWEMTMYDENALSEQLQHAFHLTTLILRGIEDAK, encoded by the coding sequence ATGAGAGAAAAATTATTAAAAGCGGCCATTTACCATTATTCACGTTACGGTTATCAAGGTGCAACGATGCAAAAAATTGCTACAGAAGTTGGCATTAAGCCTGCTTCCATCTACTTTTTTTACCAAAACAAAGAAGCTCTATTTATTGCAGCATTCCAGAAGTTATTAGAAGAACACTTTAGTCAGATGAGAAAAATTATGGATGAAGTAGAAAACTCCCCAATAGAAGAGATTTTCTGTAGTTTGCTGCACGGTACTGTCTCTTACCATAAAGAGAAAGAAGAAGAAACGGCGGCCTATATTTCATTGATCACTTCTCCTCCGCCAGAGATTAAGCAGTTTCTAAAAGATCATATGGAGCAATTTGATAACTGGCTCATACAATCGCTAAACACTTCTTTAAAGTACTACTACCCATCCATTTCTGATCAACAAAGTGTCAATGTAACAAAACAATTTCTTTTACTAATGGACGGCATCTTTTGGGAAATGACTATGTACGATGAAAATGCTTTGTCTGAGCAACTCCAACATGCTTTCCATCTAACAACTCTAATTTTGAGGGGGATTGAAGATGCAAAATGA
- a CDS encoding dipeptidase, producing MKVFDIHSDLFTDIAWRRSQGETNVFDRIHYPQLKKGGVDSMICVFWVEPAFLQDPITRFRLIFKLVMDDLRTSKHANVCVTVDDMTDAVGSGKINLFLGVEGMSFLEQWGQQSIEDNIENAFDKLHADKIRHTIFVWNEWNALASGTGSPDEPEKRGLTNVGELAVKKANDLNWVLDASHFDESSFWSMHNASTQPMIASHSNAFALCSQERNLTDDQLKAIAARGGLIGLNAFSGFVDKANPTLDRFIDHAVYIADLVGPQHLAFGFDFLDYLSPHDLGEPFSSSTKCLENVTKVPDLLERMTVRGFSSNELEGISFNNAFDYMKKMLK from the coding sequence TTGAAAGTATTTGATATCCATTCAGATCTATTTACGGACATTGCATGGCGAAGGAGTCAGGGAGAAACGAACGTATTCGATCGAATCCATTATCCTCAACTGAAAAAAGGTGGCGTGGATTCGATGATTTGCGTCTTTTGGGTGGAACCTGCTTTCCTCCAGGACCCTATCACCCGTTTCCGATTGATATTCAAACTTGTGATGGATGATTTGCGAACTTCTAAACATGCCAACGTTTGTGTAACTGTCGATGATATGACTGATGCAGTGGGTTCCGGGAAGATTAATCTCTTTTTAGGGGTTGAAGGGATGAGCTTTCTTGAACAATGGGGGCAGCAATCAATTGAAGACAATATTGAAAACGCTTTCGACAAGCTCCATGCCGATAAAATCCGACATACCATCTTCGTATGGAATGAGTGGAATGCCTTGGCAAGTGGAACAGGTTCACCCGATGAGCCAGAAAAAAGAGGGCTAACGAATGTTGGCGAGCTGGCTGTCAAAAAAGCGAACGATTTGAATTGGGTTCTGGATGCCTCCCATTTTGATGAATCCTCTTTTTGGAGTATGCATAATGCCTCTACACAACCGATGATTGCTTCGCATAGTAATGCCTTTGCATTATGCTCGCAGGAACGGAATTTGACGGATGATCAACTGAAAGCGATTGCCGCACGAGGAGGACTCATCGGATTGAATGCCTTTAGCGGGTTTGTGGACAAAGCGAATCCGACGTTAGACCGGTTCATCGATCATGCAGTGTACATAGCAGACCTTGTCGGACCCCAACACCTTGCGTTCGGTTTCGACTTCCTCGATTATTTATCTCCTCATGATTTGGGGGAACCATTTTCAAGCAGCACAAAATGTCTTGAAAACGTCACCAAGGTGCCGGACTTATTAGAGCGCATGACAGTTAGAGGTTTTTCATCAAACGAGCTGGAGGGAATCAGCTTTAACAATGCTTTTGACTACATGAAAAAGATGTTGAAATAG
- a CDS encoding DUF819 family protein encodes MSKSLIQPDDMITLWGIIVVWAAVSIYLEQKYKWAGRISGAIIALIGAIILSNTGVIPTESPVYDAVWTFIIPLAIPLLLFHVNFKKIWQESGRLLILFLLSSIGTIAGTIISFFLLKDHIPYLDKIGAMMSASYVGGGVNFAAMAGKFEAPGEMVSATIVADNLMMALYIVALMFIPSLSFFRKRFSHPHVLEVESNKDVEDGKTLAEAFWKRNEISLKDIALSLGTAFFLVVVSFKLAALFGSFVPTGEDVSFGLNLLHGLIGDKYLVLTTITFLALALFPKYFASINGSQEMGTFLIYLFFVVIGIPASIPLIVQNAPLLLVFVAIIVVVNLLISLTAGKLFKYDLEEILLVSNANIGGPTTAAAMAIAKGWKNLIGPILVVGTIGYIIGNYIGTTLGMWFATMI; translated from the coding sequence ATGTCAAAATCACTTATCCAGCCCGATGATATGATTACACTTTGGGGTATTATCGTGGTGTGGGCTGCAGTAAGTATTTACCTAGAACAGAAGTACAAGTGGGCCGGGCGAATTTCAGGTGCTATCATTGCGCTCATTGGGGCCATCATTTTGTCGAATACAGGTGTAATTCCGACTGAATCTCCAGTCTACGATGCAGTTTGGACGTTCATTATTCCACTCGCCATTCCGTTGCTGTTATTTCACGTTAACTTTAAGAAAATCTGGCAAGAGAGTGGCAGACTTCTCATCCTCTTTTTGCTCAGCTCCATCGGTACAATAGCAGGTACAATTATAAGTTTCTTCTTACTAAAAGATCATATTCCCTATCTCGATAAAATTGGGGCGATGATGAGTGCTTCGTACGTTGGAGGCGGCGTAAACTTTGCAGCGATGGCAGGGAAATTCGAGGCGCCTGGAGAAATGGTTTCTGCGACAATCGTTGCGGATAACTTAATGATGGCACTTTACATCGTCGCATTAATGTTCATTCCATCCCTATCTTTTTTCAGAAAACGTTTTTCGCACCCGCATGTTCTGGAAGTTGAGAGTAATAAGGACGTTGAGGACGGCAAAACATTGGCAGAAGCTTTTTGGAAGCGTAATGAAATTTCCTTGAAGGATATTGCATTATCATTAGGAACTGCGTTTTTCCTAGTCGTTGTTTCCTTTAAACTGGCGGCACTTTTCGGCAGTTTCGTTCCAACGGGTGAAGACGTTTCATTTGGTTTGAATTTATTGCATGGGCTAATTGGCGATAAGTATTTAGTATTAACGACGATTACGTTCTTGGCACTTGCATTGTTCCCTAAATATTTTGCAAGCATTAATGGTAGCCAAGAAATGGGGACTTTTCTCATTTATTTATTCTTTGTCGTCATCGGCATACCAGCATCTATTCCACTTATCGTGCAAAATGCACCACTACTATTAGTATTCGTTGCGATTATCGTAGTCGTCAATTTACTAATTTCATTAACGGCAGGGAAACTGTTCAAGTACGATTTGGAAGAAATCCTACTTGTCAGTAATGCGAATATTGGTGGTCCAACAACTGCAGCGGCAATGGCGATTGCAAAGGGTTGGAAAAACTTGATTGGTCCCATATTAGTTGTCGGGACAATTGGTTATATTATCGGAAACTACATCGGCACTACTTTAGGTATGTGGTTTGCCACGATGATTTAA
- a CDS encoding helix-turn-helix domain-containing protein has product MFDGRKIRQLRGEQNLSLKELSDRSGVSLSMISQIERRNTDPTLTTVYKLCNGLNISISTLLGTDEETTQIVRKNERKIVTFPQSHSSYQMLTPINEGTIEMIMIHLEAGQEDQQLVEHSGEECGLITQGEMTIVLGNQEIILHEGDSIRFNSSTPHRFFNHSKETAISIWAMTGRVL; this is encoded by the coding sequence ATGTTTGATGGACGTAAGATTCGTCAATTACGGGGTGAACAAAATCTTTCTTTAAAAGAGCTATCCGATAGATCAGGCGTTAGTTTGAGTATGATTAGTCAAATCGAGCGCCGAAACACGGACCCGACGCTGACAACTGTCTATAAACTATGCAATGGGTTAAATATCTCAATTTCCACCTTATTAGGAACAGATGAAGAGACGACGCAAATTGTTCGGAAAAATGAACGTAAAATTGTTACTTTCCCTCAATCTCACTCAAGTTATCAAATGTTAACCCCTATTAATGAAGGAACGATAGAAATGATTATGATTCACTTGGAAGCCGGACAGGAAGATCAGCAGCTAGTCGAACATTCCGGTGAGGAGTGTGGCCTTATCACACAAGGAGAAATGACAATTGTCCTAGGAAATCAAGAGATCATTTTGCATGAAGGCGACAGCATTCGTTTCAATAGCTCAACTCCCCATCGATTTTTCAATCACTCGAAAGAAACAGCTATTTCAATTTGGGCTATGACGGGAAGGGTACTATAA
- a CDS encoding YibE/F family protein encodes MKLKKITHKQAWFFTILALCFVISVVFVNHNHSFYQHPIAKVVQTTLEDTTQVTDQNNNKDTLFTQHIIAKVMNGTEKGQQIHIQNEYSSSGAYDQAYRPGNELFVSIDKNKEKGAALTGTIKDVKRDKYVAIVAWFFVFTLLIVGKKQGLFSVISLALNAALLSFALDLYVNNYGVSLLFICSISAILFTVVSLLLINGFNEKTYAGIVATLLGTFISLFIAYVALWATSENGLRYEEMQFLTRPYQAVFMAGLFLGSLGGVMDVAITMSSSIFGLYEKNNSISIKALKTSGLEIGKDIMGTMTNILFFVYISGSIPMLILYMNNGVPLSYALSMNLSLEVARALAGGIGIVLAIPISLYASIFFVNRKRARS; translated from the coding sequence ATGAAGTTAAAGAAAATAACGCACAAACAAGCCTGGTTTTTCACCATACTGGCCCTTTGTTTTGTTATCTCAGTTGTCTTTGTGAATCACAATCATTCTTTTTATCAGCACCCAATAGCCAAAGTCGTTCAAACCACTCTCGAAGATACCACTCAAGTCACTGATCAAAATAATAATAAAGATACGCTTTTTACTCAACATATTATAGCTAAAGTAATGAACGGGACAGAAAAGGGACAGCAGATTCATATACAGAATGAGTATTCGTCATCAGGTGCTTATGACCAAGCATATCGACCCGGAAATGAACTATTCGTTTCCATCGATAAGAACAAGGAAAAAGGTGCGGCATTAACCGGAACAATCAAAGATGTAAAGCGTGACAAATACGTTGCGATTGTCGCATGGTTTTTTGTTTTCACGTTACTGATTGTCGGTAAAAAGCAAGGATTGTTCTCTGTCATTAGTTTAGCATTGAATGCTGCTTTGTTATCTTTCGCGTTGGATTTATATGTCAACAACTACGGTGTAAGTTTGTTATTCATCTGCAGTATAAGCGCAATTTTATTTACAGTCGTCTCTTTACTGCTCATTAACGGTTTTAATGAAAAAACGTACGCGGGTATTGTAGCGACTCTGCTAGGAACTTTTATTTCGCTCTTTATTGCATATGTTGCGTTATGGGCTACTTCCGAAAATGGACTGCGGTATGAGGAAATGCAGTTTCTTACCCGCCCCTATCAAGCTGTATTTATGGCAGGATTATTCCTTGGGTCCTTAGGTGGTGTCATGGATGTCGCTATAACGATGTCTTCTTCTATCTTCGGCCTGTATGAAAAGAATAACAGCATCTCCATAAAAGCACTGAAAACGTCCGGGTTGGAAATTGGAAAAGATATCATGGGAACGATGACAAATATTTTGTTTTTTGTCTATATAAGCGGCTCAATTCCTATGCTTATTTTGTATATGAACAATGGCGTGCCACTGTCATATGCGCTTTCCATGAACCTATCACTGGAAGTAGCCCGGGCCTTAGCTGGCGGTATTGGAATCGTGTTAGCCATTCCGATCAGCCTGTATGCTTCCATTTTTTTCGTTAATCGAAAGAGGGCACGATCATGA
- a CDS encoding YibE/F family protein, whose translation MSVQVLLGAILLLLMVLIGGKKGARSFFTLFLNFFIFLITVIMMSIPSVNPIILTVIACIAISCVNLFYINGINSTTKTAFISSMITIVILLIFIVIVTKMAMIQGFGEEEVEEISIFSLYISVDFVKVGAAVIIMSAIGSITDIAISIASPMRELFHHEPSIKRKELFTFGLSIGRDVLGTDTNTLFFAFFGSYLGLLIWFKDLAYSLGEIVNSKVFSAELITIFCAGIGVAIIIPITAWTTAYSLLKVEKRKQGNKL comes from the coding sequence ATGAGTGTACAAGTATTGCTGGGAGCTATTTTACTCTTATTAATGGTACTTATTGGCGGTAAAAAAGGGGCACGATCTTTTTTCACCTTGTTCCTAAACTTTTTTATATTTCTTATTACGGTTATTATGATGTCGATACCAAGCGTGAACCCAATTATATTAACTGTAATTGCGTGCATAGCCATTAGTTGTGTTAATTTGTTTTATATTAATGGCATAAACAGTACAACAAAAACAGCATTTATTTCTTCCATGATCACGATTGTCATTTTGCTCATTTTTATAGTAATCGTAACAAAAATGGCGATGATTCAAGGGTTTGGTGAAGAAGAAGTTGAGGAAATCAGTATTTTTTCTCTTTATATCAGCGTGGATTTTGTTAAAGTGGGAGCTGCGGTGATTATTATGAGTGCGATCGGTTCGATTACAGATATCGCCATTTCGATTGCTTCCCCTATGCGCGAATTATTTCATCATGAACCATCTATCAAAAGGAAAGAGTTATTCACATTCGGATTAAGCATCGGGAGAGATGTCCTGGGTACAGATACGAATACATTATTTTTCGCCTTCTTTGGAAGTTATCTGGGATTACTAATATGGTTTAAGGATTTAGCTTATTCTCTCGGAGAAATTGTAAATTCTAAAGTCTTTAGTGCGGAATTAATTACAATATTTTGTGCTGGTATAGGGGTTGCCATAATAATTCCAATTACAGCTTGGACAACTGCCTATTCGTTATTGAAAGTGGAAAAGAGAAAGCAAGGTAACAAACTCTAA
- a CDS encoding cyclic 2,3-diphosphoglycerate synthase yields the protein MNRKNMIIIGAAGRDFHNFNTVYRHNEAYNVVAFTATQIPDIDGRKYPSELAGELYPEGIPIYSQDQLPELIEELQVDECVFAYSDSSYEDVMGVGAIVNAAGADFTLLGPKKTQLKSNKPVISVCAVRTGTGKSQTSRKIIETLLEHDLKVIAVRHPMPYGDLNAQRVQRFATVEDLKKHNCTIEEMEEYEPHVARGNIVYAGVDYADILAAAENDPDGCDVILWDGGNNDFSFFEPDLAVTVLDPHRPGHELKYYPGEVSLRTADVAIINKIDSATKEAIQIVENNIKFASPNSSIIKAESKITVDHPESITGKRVLVVEDGPTLTHGEMKIGAGSVAAERLGAKEIIDARPFAVGTLIETFNKYQHIGNVLPAMGYGEQQLKDLEETINKADCDAVIIGTPMDLTRIISINKPCTRVHYDLDEVGSPNLSEILKGFVQEHNLER from the coding sequence ATGAACAGAAAAAATATGATTATCATAGGTGCTGCAGGTAGAGATTTCCACAATTTTAATACAGTTTATCGTCATAATGAGGCGTATAATGTTGTTGCTTTTACGGCGACTCAAATTCCTGATATAGATGGACGTAAATATCCAAGTGAATTAGCGGGCGAACTCTATCCGGAAGGGATTCCGATTTATTCACAGGATCAATTGCCGGAGCTGATTGAAGAGTTGCAGGTTGATGAATGTGTGTTTGCCTATAGTGATAGCAGTTATGAAGATGTAATGGGCGTGGGTGCGATTGTGAATGCGGCGGGTGCTGACTTCACGTTGCTAGGACCTAAAAAAACACAGTTAAAAAGCAATAAACCCGTCATTTCCGTTTGCGCTGTTCGAACTGGAACGGGAAAGAGTCAAACGTCACGCAAAATTATCGAAACGTTACTGGAGCATGATTTAAAAGTCATTGCGGTCAGACATCCTATGCCTTACGGCGATTTAAACGCACAGCGTGTACAGCGCTTTGCAACAGTAGAAGATTTAAAGAAACATAATTGTACGATTGAAGAGATGGAAGAGTATGAACCACATGTGGCGCGCGGTAATATTGTGTATGCGGGCGTTGATTATGCGGATATTTTAGCGGCCGCTGAAAACGACCCGGATGGTTGTGACGTGATTTTATGGGACGGAGGAAATAATGATTTCTCTTTCTTCGAGCCTGATTTAGCCGTTACTGTCCTTGACCCGCATCGTCCTGGTCATGAGTTGAAATACTATCCTGGCGAAGTAAGTTTACGAACAGCCGATGTGGCGATCATTAACAAAATCGATAGTGCGACAAAAGAAGCCATTCAAATTGTAGAAAATAATATTAAATTCGCAAGTCCGAACAGTAGTATCATTAAAGCCGAATCCAAGATCACGGTCGATCACCCGGAGAGTATTACCGGAAAACGTGTATTAGTCGTTGAAGATGGTCCGACGTTGACGCACGGAGAGATGAAAATTGGTGCGGGTTCAGTTGCGGCTGAACGTTTAGGGGCGAAAGAAATTATTGACGCACGCCCATTTGCAGTGGGTACATTAATTGAAACGTTCAACAAGTACCAACATATTGGAAACGTCCTACCGGCGATGGGATACGGTGAACAGCAATTGAAAGATCTTGAAGAAACCATCAATAAGGCTGACTGTGATGCAGTGATCATTGGAACACCGATGGATTTGACTCGCATCATTTCGATTAACAAACCTTGTACACGTGTGCACTATGATTTAGACGAAGTGGGCAGCCCGAACTTAAGCGAGATTCTAAAAGGGTTTGTCCAAGAACATAATCTTGAGCGGTAA
- a CDS encoding M20/M25/M40 family metallo-hydrolase: MREKQVMEMSKQEYNLSSEVQEVYKLLRTNSQVEKGLSFLEKDNDFTTNEQIELTAIQAPTFQEENRGIYYQNKLRNLGIENVEIDEVGNVFGIRRGTGKGPTLVLCAHLDTVFPEGTDTVAKKKDGKVFAPGIADDGRGLASVLTIIRALNDANIQTEGDLLVGATVGEEGLGDLLGVKTFFENRNDIDGFISIEPGEPDRVIYLGTGSKRYKVSYRGPGGHSFGNFGTPSPIHALGRAIAKIASLEVPVNPKTTYNVGLINGGTSVNTIAEVGEMVIDLRSNSQDELVALEEKVINIIKEAAQEENLRWEKENDITVDIELVGNRPAGTQKPDSIIVQASVAATSVIGFEQILSEAGSTDSNIPINLGIPAITLGGGGDSGGHHTLKEYYDPTDAFYGVQQIFLTILGLVGLKEVTLPLLSKVEGRD, encoded by the coding sequence ATGAGGGAAAAGCAAGTAATGGAAATGTCAAAACAAGAATATAATTTATCCTCTGAGGTGCAAGAAGTTTACAAATTACTCCGTACAAATTCCCAAGTCGAAAAAGGACTTTCTTTTTTAGAGAAAGATAACGATTTTACAACAAATGAACAGATTGAACTTACAGCCATACAAGCACCTACATTTCAGGAAGAAAATCGTGGTATATACTACCAAAATAAATTAAGAAACTTAGGAATTGAGAATGTCGAAATAGACGAGGTTGGTAATGTATTTGGAATCCGTAGGGGAACAGGTAAGGGCCCAACTTTAGTTTTGTGTGCCCATCTGGATACAGTATTTCCGGAAGGGACGGATACTGTCGCAAAAAAAAAAGACGGGAAAGTATTTGCTCCTGGAATTGCTGATGACGGCAGAGGGTTAGCTTCTGTACTTACAATAATAAGGGCTTTGAACGATGCCAATATTCAAACAGAAGGAGACTTGCTTGTAGGTGCTACAGTGGGTGAAGAGGGACTAGGAGATTTGCTAGGTGTAAAAACCTTTTTTGAAAATCGGAATGATATTGATGGGTTTATCTCTATCGAACCAGGTGAACCCGATCGAGTAATCTATTTAGGAACAGGTAGTAAAAGATATAAAGTTTCATATCGAGGACCGGGGGGACATAGTTTTGGAAACTTTGGAACGCCAAGTCCCATTCATGCACTTGGAAGAGCAATTGCGAAAATAGCTTCTTTAGAAGTACCCGTTAACCCCAAAACAACGTATAATGTGGGCTTAATTAACGGAGGTACTTCTGTCAATACAATAGCTGAAGTGGGTGAAATGGTTATTGATTTGCGTTCTAACTCTCAAGACGAATTAGTGGCTTTAGAAGAAAAAGTAATAAATATCATCAAAGAAGCCGCGCAAGAAGAAAATCTTCGCTGGGAAAAAGAAAACGACATAACTGTAGATATAGAACTAGTAGGTAATAGACCAGCAGGTACTCAAAAACCAGATTCTATCATAGTACAAGCTTCAGTCGCTGCTACATCTGTCATTGGCTTTGAACAAATCTTAAGTGAAGCAGGTAGTACCGACTCTAACATTCCAATCAATCTTGGAATACCCGCCATTACTCTTGGCGGTGGTGGTGATTCGGGGGGGCATCACACACTGAAAGAATATTACGATCCAACAGATGCTTTCTATGGTGTACAACAAATATTTTTAACTATTTTAGGACTTGTGGGACTGAAGGAGGTCACTCTACCTCTACTCTCAAAAGTGGAAGGTAGAGACTAA